A stretch of DNA from Leguminivora glycinivorella isolate SPB_JAAS2020 chromosome 12, LegGlyc_1.1, whole genome shotgun sequence:
GTCCTTGCTAATGATATTATAAATCTATataactacctacctacctttaGAACCTAAATACgttcaaaataagaaaaaaaatcagaacATTACCCAGGATCCAAAGTCAGTTATTTTGtccaacttaaaaaaaatcatcaatcatttaattGCATGATCCATATAATATGTGCTAGCACTAAGCAACAAGTTAAACATGTTATTTACACATACCAATTAACTAAAGCTACCAAGCAAAGACAGTATAGTATATAATCCTATCCATATAAGGATAGTAAGGATAGATAGATATCCTATACCTATCCGGTATAGTAGATAGTGTACGGcttataccacagaatataaaaatatgtacctatcagAACTTATACATATAGATGTAAGCCTTATAATTATTGCGCTATACTACACATATAGATACATAGATCAAACTGGGACCTTCGCAAATACTCACGAAGCTAAACTCATCGTATTCTATCTATTCTATTCAAGAAAAACTAGCAAAGCGTGATCGCTTGAGCCGTTTTTGCAGTCTATTTCTAACGGAagagggatgacgactacataaaaaaaattacattctgtttaatccgtcagttagatcgtccaaaaatactgaaaacatatttttcgctttttctaattaatgaaaaaaatacaaagatatagatcaaagttccggagtgggggcttgtgacgtcacttctaagtaaaaattgcacctaggcgtgacgtcacgcgaaacttcaacgcactgtaccgtcatcgtaatttttcgtttacgagaaaaaagaaaaaatacgtgtctaatattatttgagagatggcgggacgacctcgacgtattttgcagagactggcaagagcgggcatcaaaccgtgaggaatggagaaaggaaggggaggcctttgcccagcagtgggacaccatataggctattaaaaaaaaaaaaaaaaaatattatttgataaTGTAATTgacggacaattttttttagtcgtctcaccTATTGTTCGCCAACTCGCCATGCTCTTGTCCAGCTTCAGTGTAACATTTTTTAGGGCACAGCTACCCTCCAAGTTGACGGCCTATGGTTTCGCCGACGTCAATATGGTTGCTTTCTCAAGGGTATGCTACTTATTGTTTGCTATGATTTATTGTAGGGTAAGGTGGGGGCAGATTGAAGGGATTTTCTTACGGGATAAGATGGAAAGCCGCCCGTGGTACTTCATTATACAGAACATATTTCATCTTATCCCTCAAGAAAAGCTCTTCAATCTTTTCCCACCTTACCTTAAAAtccttaaattaaaatatttaccaTACATCATGGACTTAATTTCAATATCATGATTAAAACTCCTCTAAGTTTTCCGGTCGATACCTATCAGACCCAACTAGACAACCTATCCATATGCTATATCATATCTTTACGCAACAGGAgcggtcaattctccatacaaacgctctcgactatttcctccctgtttTTTGAAAtgagagcaatgatttttttcaacacaagattattataattttttattaGCATTTTCGCTTCTGTTCCCtcttaaaaacaattaatcttATTTTACAGATATTGAGCACAGCCTGGTCCTACTTTACTCTCCTGAACACTATGGAGAGCTCAACATGAGCCTAGTTCTACACTCATTTGAACAGTTTCTAGAACTCGAGCAATTTTTTTCTCACTTGCACCGATTTACACTCACATCTCGCATTATAAAGCAAGCGATAATATCTACATACATGACATTACATACCTACACGTAACGCAAAGAAATACGGtaccataattatattttaatacttaGGGGTGTTTGAGACTATAAACATCGATGTTGGTAACCTTTAAAATATGCTCATACGCTACGACATATCGCTGGCTGTATAACAACATTAACAACCTCTTATACTTCTCTTATATatatttagggccggttgcaccaaaccgtctgtcaatgttaaagcattcgttaaattttattgtatgggaagtttcatAGGTCTCTGCTgcgcacagagaacctcctatagagtagaaatcttgtatattttgttcgcgatacgagtcgccagtgtttggggtgcgaggagcgtgcggggaatgtgttaagcgcgctgtgattggccgtttcaaggacggcgggcagtcgcgccagatgaaaagggacagaagtatgactgtccctctactgacgcgtaagtggccaatgtaagttgacctatgccggctctgaataaattataaatatgacttatttgtggaatgtaatgccgtctgtttttaaatttgagcttcttgttacctttccactcacactacaggtggatatctttaaggcatcaaaatacccttttccaatttttttgtgcgaaaaacacgcgctgctttcgggtctgttacttggtcgatactgatcgggcacggcgagcgcccgcgcttatatcagtgcaaatactaggaaggctggcacccgcgagtcgtcttgtaatagatgtctataggggttggtctgtgctgctgcgtgacgatgatgagtctgtcaaatgtggttgatgcaactggcccttatatTCGCGTCACAAGCACCttgccgcgccgcgccgctgcaTTTGCCGAGTGGCAACGTTTAGAAGATGCTAAGTTTAGTTCCATCTCCGTAAGGCCAATAGTCCACTGTCATATGtttgtcatagaaatatgatcataggcagcatgccatcctttttcttcacACTGGAGAAAAAGAGAGGCATACAGACCGTATGTTCGGCAATGGTTCGGCATTACCAATATTACCATTCCAGTTTGAGTTGGTGTGACACGACCCTCGATGTCGCCGCTAGTGCCGCATTTCTAGGCACAAGgtgtagtatcttcttagtagtttgtgcacAAGGTCAAGCTCAAGGGAGCTAGCGGCAATATTGAAAATGGTAGGCGCGAAAGGTGATCCCATAGGAAATTTCAATTTTTGACCAACTCGCGTGCAAAAAGCAAAAATTGTCCCGTATAGATTGGCCTTCGTAAAGATGCGTTCAGAATACAGTCTCAGTATCAGCTGTaatttgacagtgacatttcattcatttcaagATAATCAAGATTTGTCATTCTACTTGGtatctaaatatttttaacGTCGCAATTTACTTATTTGTAATGAATGCAATAGTTGGCTTATGTCATTTTTGTGAGGCTCACGGGCCCCGACCGTTATTCTGCACATTCACGACGGATGACGAGCAGCACACTACCGAATCCTCAAAATGCACTGCACAGTGTAGTGGATGCACTTCCCTGGGCCCAGAGACCGTCCTTGTATCGCGGGATGATGATGGTTGTATATATTGCAGCAGAGAGTCAGTCCCTAATGCCGATGTAACAGCTTTTTTGAGACAAGCTGCTATTAGAAGCATAACTTGTGAGGTATGCATCTTccttaaattatgttttttaatttaaaaaaaaaagtgttgtcaatagtttttttttttaggtgaGCTGGAGTAAGGAAGGAGGTGTAGTCTACTTTAGTGACACAAGAGGCCATGTATTGAGTCTTACTTTTCAAATCAGAGACACTCGAGCCAGAGGACTCAAGCGGTGGTTCTCCATTGTAGTGCTTATGAAAGATAAAATGTTGCTACTGAATATTACACCCTTATTGTCAGAACATATGCAggttagtatttttataataatgtatgtacatattatatttatttaaactcttTGTTTTACCCCTAACTTTTTGCATGTCTTGAGCTTGAGTACTGACTATTGACTTAAGTAATTCCGTGCCAGTATAGATTATACAAATATATGCTAAAATGTAGCAATGAATATGGAGATATAGTAAAAACTGCCTACAAACATCGGACCGAGGACCCCTGTGGAATTAATTCTGAGCGAGGTATTAAAGTGAGGGATAGCTTTTATTAAACTAATgtcataatattatattcatagaaATATGACACTTCTACACATTTTCCTTTCCAATACCATGGTTAGTGTGGTCAGGCTCTAAAATTATTAACATAATTAAACATatatctattatatattttcagAAAATATCAAAAGAACTCCAAGACTTAGCAGAGGTAGTATATGACAATGAACAGAAAGTTTGCTCTCAAAGAGCCCTAAGACTCAAAACTGGCAGAAATGACTTCGGACAATCTAGATCACTCATGCAGTTAACtggtatatttttttgatttttattatttcatagcgctggtagcctagcggtaagtatgtGCGACTTTcagaatgtcatttgatatttggcagttgcttttcggtgaaggaaaacatcgtgaggaaacaggattgattccaataaggtctagtttacgtggtcagatggcaatcgctttcgtaaaaactagtgcctacgccaaatcttgggtttAGTTGCcaaaagtggaccccaggctcccatgagctgtggcaaatgtcgggataatgcaaggagtaTGATTTGTTCATTTATAATTCTTTCGTGCTTACTGGCCAGCCCATctcccacagagaacctcctatagagtagcagtcttgtatattttgttcgcgatacgagtcaccagtgccaggggtgcgaggagcgggcggggaatgtgttaagcgcgctgtgattggccgtttcaaggacggcgggcagtcgcgccagatgaaagggactgtccctttactgacgcgtaagtggccaatgtacgagtaagttgacctatgccggctctgaataaattataaatatgacttttatgtggaatgtaatgacgtctgtttttaaatttgagcttcttgttacctttccaccatagctgggcaccgttaatcaaatagttaacttcgataatcgttaatccgttacttaaaaagttaacttcgttaatcgttaaagcgatacatttcggtagatttaacggaagttaaagttaatcgataatccgttaacacgtcataaaaataggacttcactgtaggtattatgtatttgtatttactaagtatccaccaaaaaccattaaacgtgacgccaatcggtaaaaaaccgaaatgtaataattacggtctcttcgggcctCTTCTTACCGCCCTTGGTtagctaaatcctaggttttacttcggatcggtaattattgggtcattcatgcggtcgcaatcgtggtgcgtcggttcttcagattgaggtTTGAGacgacaactcgatgctgtgggtcACGATAACttggttgcgcgatttgtctgtcatgtcatgcctgatgattgcactctattcccagatTAGTGATCGATATAGCAcgtctaataagatttagaagatctcgaataagtgatccaaagtcgccaattggtctttagactgtttataaccgacggatctgcttttaccgataaatcctaggttttgccgtactacgggcttttacagtagcagtcaggacgtggttttcgcggcgcagcgagccacttggggtgctggattaacgattaacggactcgatgaaatttaacggaagttaacgaatccgttaacattttttaaagttaacttaaaagttaatccgttaaccgaaatgttaacttcgttaattaacgattaacggattaacgagttaatgcccagctatgctttccacaccatttcacactacaggtggacatctttaagacatcaaaataccctttttcaatttttttactgcgaaaaacacgcgctgctttcgggtctgttacttggtcgctactgatcgggcacggcgagcgcccgcgcttatatcagtgcaaatactaggaaggctggcgaccgcgagtcgtcttgtgatggatgtctataggggttggtctgtgccaTCTCCAAAAAGAATGAATCAATATAGCTCGGAAACACAGATTTAGAGGCAGTGTATTTACTATTTTTACTTACATTTCAGGTGATGAAAATGTATTCAAGCGGCTCCACTCTCACTTCACCTGGATGCTGAAAGCTGGCGCTCTGACTTACACCGAAACTCTCTATAACAGCCGTGACATGCTCAACAAACTCCATCCAAACGCTACAAGAGGCAGCATATTCGAGCCGACTGCGTGTACAGTGGAGGAATGTATACCATTGAGAGCCTTGGAGAATTTAATGAGTAAAGAGGTGTTTAGGATACTTCTTTACTGTACATTGTGTGGAGTCAAGGTAAGGTGTGTCTTAGTATAAAATATAgtaacgtagtctggctctgttgcgcctatatgcaagagcgatagatagctatgatagagatattatcgtgagcgtttgtgcattcggctacgcacacagatcaTCAGACCTTCAAAATAGTTTTGCCAGTTTTTATCTGGATGTTTACTCATCATCAAGCTACCACATCactctccatacaaaaaataagaaaaggaaatagttatttgttatacaagggggcaaagttgtattttaacgccgagtgtggaattgaaaaacgagcaagtgaaaggattatatagttgaaccacgagcgaagcgagtggttcgagaatagaatcctgaacttgcgagtttttcaacacacgagaagtaatagttatttgttatacaagagtg
This window harbors:
- the LOC125232232 gene encoding folliculin codes for the protein MNAIVGLCHFCEAHGPRPLFCTFTTDDEQHTTESSKCTAQCSGCTSLGPETVLVSRDDDGCIYCSRESVPNADVTAFLRQAAIRSITCEVSWSKEGGVVYFSDTRGHVLSLTFQIRDTRARGLKRWFSIVVLMKDKMLLLNITPLLSEHMQKISKELQDLAEVVYDNEQKVCSQRALRLKTGRNDFGQSRSLMQLTGDENVFKRLHSHFTWMLKAGALTYTETLYNSRDMLNKLHPNATRGSIFEPTACTVEECIPLRALENLMSKEVFRILLYCTLCGVKIIIKSSQTDPTVIAKGLSRLLPVTSYDRVPHIIISSEDHVASPNVCVLEEVCSNFSCKWEGTVPNKCPTLMNRIETAMANTKLNDAVLHQHVKFLQLEWQGIAKSVKAAIASSGQSSSSVTKLKQVMSVTQQDEALVNYWISKFCS